In Nitrospirota bacterium, the DNA window AATTAGCGTAATCGTGCTATAACTCACATGTGGTGTAGAAAATGAGACAGAGACCCAAAATTATTATACCTGTAATACTATTCATGCTTACTGTAATAACGACTACGGTCAGTGGGGCTATACAGAAATGGATAAACCCACTGATAGAACCGTTGCGAATAATTGAAGGTCTGCCATTTTCACTTACCCTGCTTGGCATTCTTCTCGCCCATGAATTCGGTCACTTCTTTGCATCAAGAAGGCATGGTGTTCAGACCACCATCCCCTATTTCATCCCTGCACCGCCGCTGTTTCTTACAGGTACATTCGGTGCTGTCATAAAATCCATTTCACCCATAACAAACAGGAAGGCACTATTAGATATTGCCGTTTCAGGCCCTGTCGCCGGTTTTGTTGTCTCTGTTGCGGCAACAGTTATCGGTTTGAAATTGTCTTATGCGATTCCCCTGCAACAACCATACACGCTCTATGGATATGGATTTAGTTCCTCCATTATTTTTCATATCCTGTCATATCTGGTATTTGGTCCGGAAACTGAACCACGTTGTATTTTATTGCATCCGATAGGCGTTGCCGGATGGATAGGTTTATTTGTGACATCTGCAAATTTACTGCCGGTAGGTCAAAACGACGGAGGCCATATTGCTTATGCAGTATTTGGAAAAAACCATTATCTCATATCAATAACTATACTCATTCTTCTTATCGTCCTGGGGATATTCACATGGCCCGGATACATAGTATGGGCAATCCTTTTTCTCATCTTCGGTATCAGACACCCGCTCTTAGATGATGATTTGATAGTGTTAGACAGGAAGAGAAAGATTACAGGCTGTTTAAACCTTGTTATATTTGCCCTTACCTTTATGCCGGCACCGATACACTTTTACTGAGACAAAGGCAGTAAATGTTAGTTCCGCTCAGATGTC includes these proteins:
- a CDS encoding site-2 protease family protein: MLTVITTTVSGAIQKWINPLIEPLRIIEGLPFSLTLLGILLAHEFGHFFASRRHGVQTTIPYFIPAPPLFLTGTFGAVIKSISPITNRKALLDIAVSGPVAGFVVSVAATVIGLKLSYAIPLQQPYTLYGYGFSSSIIFHILSYLVFGPETEPRCILLHPIGVAGWIGLFVTSANLLPVGQNDGGHIAYAVFGKNHYLISITILILLIVLGIFTWPGYIVWAILFLIFGIRHPLLDDDLIVLDRKRKITGCLNLVIFALTFMPAPIHFY